In Gigantopelta aegis isolate Gae_Host chromosome 6, Gae_host_genome, whole genome shotgun sequence, the following are encoded in one genomic region:
- the LOC121374616 gene encoding glycine-rich cell wall structural protein 1.8-like produces the protein MYSNSNGGIYGHGRRDSNMPIDYSRGKGGYTYTRSPYPKNSGGSGYSSNNHGGGYGYSKTGGSGYNNNGKGYKNNDEGSSYTRKGGNVYKNNGGGSGYPKHGVGSGYNNGGGGGYSNNGGGSGYPKHGGGSGYNNGGGGGYSNNGGGGGYNNNGGSSGYPTHGGGSGYNNNGGGSGYNNNGGGSGYPKHGGGSGYNNNGGGSGYPKHGVGSGYNNGGGSGYNNNGGGSGYPKHGGGSGYNNNGGGSGYPKHGGGSGYNNGGGSGYNNGGGSGYNNNGGGSGYPKHGGGSGYNNNGGGSGYPKHGVGSGYNNGGGSGYNNNGGGSGYPKHGGGSSYNNGGGSGYNNGGGGGYNNNGGGSGYPKHGGGSGYNNNGGGGGYTKPGGGRGYSNNAGGGGYSNDGRGRGYMNNGGGGGYGRGSGYNNNGGGGGYPTHGGRSGYNNNGGGGGYPTHGGGSGYNNNGGGSGYGGNRGYKNNGGGGGGYGEGSGYNNNRGGGGYPTYGGGGGYNNQYPRGGYPRHSGSGGHGYNSNPHYGYRVCPNQTFYDNIYRWNDNSNGYPIAAITTDLVAQAAVAACLLLTLPMMNSPTVPIVDPMLGLAKNTCNRTIMTLQSYFSVNPMNPGRCWAIQTQNDVNGMPMLIQAPISYVKCQNSYCGNCKSSHYSDFHNRCITTYSNVSLWAYCENRPVGTRTVFDTILIPTNCECQAVYCFRNYH, from the exons ATGTACAGCAATAGCAACGGTGGCATCTACGGACACGGACGACGCGATTCCAACATGCCAATAGACTACAGCCGTGGAAAAGGCGGCTACACGTATACAAGGAGTCCGTATCCTAAAAACAGCGGAGGCAGCGGTTACAGCAGTAATAACCATGGCGGAGGTTATGGTTACAGCAAAACTGGAGGCAGCGGTTACAACAATAATGGTAAAGGGTACAAAAATAACGACGAAGGTAGTAGTTACACCAGAAAAGGAGGAAATGTTTACAAGAATAATGGTGGAGGCAGTGGCTACCCCAAACATGGTGTAGGCAGTGGTTACAACAATGGTGGGGGCGGTGGTTACAGCAATAATGGTGGAGGCAGTGGCTACCCCAAACATGGTGGAGGCAGTGGTTACAACAATGGTGGAGGCGGTGGTTACAGCAATAATGGTGGAGGCGGTGGTTACAACAATAATGGTGGAAGCAGTGGTTACCCCACACATGGTGGAGGCAGTGGTTACAACAATAATGGTGGAGGCAGTGGTTACAACAATAATGGTGGAGGCAGTGGCTATCCCAAACATGGTGGAGGCAGTGGTTACAACAATAATGGTGGAGGCAGTGGCTACCCCAAACATGGTGTAGGCAGTGGTTACAACAATGGTGGAGGCAGTGGTTACAACAATAATGGTGGAGGCAGTGGCTATCCCAAACATGGTGGAGGCAGTGGTTACAACAATAATGGTGGAGGCAGTGGCTACCCCAAACATGGTGGAGGCAGTGGTTACAACAATGGTGGAGGCAGTGGTTACAACAATGGTGGTGGCAGTGGTTACAACAATAATGGTGGAGGCAGTGGCTATCCCAAACATGGTGGAGGCAGTGGTTACAACAATAATGGTGGAGGCAGTGGCTACCCCAAACATGGTGTAGGCAGTGGTTACAACAATGGTGGAGGCAGTGGTTACAACAATAATGGTGGAGGCAGTGGCTACCCCAAACATGGTGGAGGCAGTAGTTACAACAATGGTGGAGGCAGTGGTTACAATAATGGTGGAGGCGGTGGTTACAACAATAATGGTGGAGGCAGTGGCTACCCCAAACATGGCGGAGGTAGTGGCTACAACAATAATGGTGGAGGCGGTGGTTACACCAAACCTGGCGGAGGCAGAGGGTACAGCAATAATGCTGGAGGCGGTGGTTATAGCAATGACGGTAGGGGCAGAGGGTACATGAATAATGGTGGTGGCGGTGGCTACGGAAGAGGCAGTGGGTACAATAACAATGGTGGCGGCGGCGGTTACCCTACACATGGTGGAAGAAGTGGGTACAACAACAATGGTGGCGGCGGTGGTTACCCTACACATGGTGGAGGAAGTGGGTACAACAACAATGGTGGTGGAAGCGGTTATGGAGGAAACAGGGGATACAAgaataatggtggtggtggcggtggttaTGGAGAAGGCAGTGGGTACAACAATAACCGTGGCGGCGGTGGTTATCCCACATATGGTGGAGGCGGTGGTTATAACAACCAGTACCCACGTGGTGGTTATCCAAGGCACAGCGGCAGTGGGGGACATGGCTACAATAGTAATCCGCATTATGGATATCGTGTTTGTCCCAACCAGACCTTTTATGACAACATTTACAGATGGAACGACAACAGCAATGGATATCCGAT AGCTGCTATCACCACAGACCTAGTAGCCCAAGCTGCGGTGGCTGCCTGTTTGCTATTGACACTACCAATGATGAATTCACCAACGGTGCCAATAGTAGATCCAAT gCTAGGACTTGCTAAAAATACATGCAACAGAACGATCATGACCCTACAAAGCTATTTTAGCGTCAACCCCATGAACCCCGGACGATGTTGGGCTATCCAGACGCAGAATGACGTGAACGGGATGCCGATGTTGATACAGGCGCCCATCTCCTACGTAAAGTGCCA AAATTCATATTGCGGCAATTGCAAGAGTTCCCACTACAGCGATTTTCATAATCGCTGCATCACGACGTACAGCAATGTGAGTCTGTGGGCCTACTGCGAGAACAGACCTGTCGGCACGAGAACTGTGTTCGACACGATCCTGATACCCACCAACTGCGAGTGTCAGGCCGTGTACTGCTTCCGCAACTATCACTAG